The following proteins are encoded in a genomic region of Sparus aurata chromosome 23, fSpaAur1.1, whole genome shotgun sequence:
- the ints1 gene encoding integrator complex subunit 1 isoform X2 → MNRPKPTTLRRPSAAKPSGHPPPGDFIALGSKSQGGEPKAPAVLLKPASTGLPADRKREASSALPSSSGLSSLTKRPKLSTTPPVSALGRLADVAAVDKRAISPSIKEPSVVPIEVSPAVLLDEIEAAESEGNDDRIEGLLCGAVKQLKMNRAKPDITLYLSLMFLAKIKPNVFATEGIIEALCSLLRRDASINFKAKGNSLVSVLACNLLMAAYEEDENWPEIFVKVYIEDSLGERIWVDSSHCKNFVDNIQTAFGTKMPPKSMLLQADTGRTGGDLSAGSSPHPSTPDEDDSQTELLIAEEKLSPEDEGQIMPRYEELAESVEDYVLDVLRDQLNRRQPMDNVSRNLLRLLTATCGYKEARLMAVQRLEMWLQNPKLTRPAQDLLMSLCMNCNSHGADDMEVISNLIKIRLKPKVLLNHYMLCVRELLNAHRDNLATMVKLVIFNELSNARNPNNMQVLHTVLQHSPEQAPKFLAMVFQDLLTNKDDYLRASRALLREIIKQTKHEINFQSFCFGLMQERKETSYVDMEFKERFVIQVTDLLTVSMMLGITAQVKEAGIAWDKGEKKSECYLEGLRSFQNQIAAIQRDAVWWLHTVVPTISKVGAKDYVHCLHKVLFTEQPETYYKWDNWPPESDRNFFLRLCSEVPLLEDTLMRILVIGLSRDLPLGPADAMELADHLVKRAAGVQSDDLEVLKVERIQLIDAVLNLCTYHHPENIQLPAGYQPPNLAISTLYWKAWLLLLVVAAFNPQKIGLAAWDGYPTLKMLMEMVMTNNYTYPPCTVADEDTKTEMINRELQISQREKQEILAFESHLAAASTKQTITESNSLLLSQLTSLDPQGPPRRPPPAVQEQVKSLNQSLRLGHLLCRSRNPDFLLNIIQRQASSQSMPWLADLVQSSEGSLDVLPVQCLCEFLLHDAADDSLPIEDDDEAESKEQKAKKRQRQQKQRQLLGRLQDLLLGPKADEQTTCEVLDYFLRRLSSSQVASRVLAMKGLSLVLSEGGLKDGEERDHPMEEDSADAELLPGYQWLLQDLPKLPLFDSVRGMTSTALQQAIHMETDPQTISAYLIYLSQHAPVEEQASHNDLALVINDVARLIVERSTIMNSLFSKHSCRPESDAVLSAFLTIFSAYIRRMRKTKEGEDLYSWSESQDQVFLRWTTGETATMHILVVHAMVILLTLGPPKGESDFYNLLDIWFPDKKPLPTAFLVDTSEEALLLPDWLKLRMIRSEVSRLVDAALQDLEPQQLLLFVQSFGIPVSSMSKLLQYLDQAVSHDPQSLEENIMDKHYMAHLVEVQHERGATGGHTFHSLLSSSLPPDRDSAETSKIKVTVETPHSSVKMRAASQLPAVGPDDDLTGMLLQIFPLKVDPRWPGPPPSQLSLALQQALAKELMRAKQGQIQQGGLAFRLLQAIAALLTSAHAGPIVMSMHRSHALSCPLMRQLHLYQRLVSQDIAFSSLFLKVIVEMLIWLDNPPVEAGPLKTLLRSFAGQNSQKLRHSDVRTGFLHLAEALAYHRDTEVPLRAIIAMLKAGDRCNAEPELIGKVLQGLMEGRSPYLEELLSLLMTVGTQTGTAGPVATVISLLLQESEERAVKKEADSNTSEVTKSGLSSGLLVDWLEHLDPEVTSVCPDLQQKLLFALNKARGTPAYRPYLLALLTHQSNWSTLLQCISALLNKRKDYKLDPSSALDFLWACSHIPRIWQGRDQKISQKKTEKFVLRLSSEELISLVDLILSESELNSRDSPHDDKSSLDQASCSLIQSRLPLLHSYCNGDLENIKKVSEYLINCTKKWEDSAMSKRCQNLLLQIYLHFPEVIQHITLPEGTFRSGGAAYGSSCKLDVLVHRLVTLLADIGDSKSTESRVSDANLACRKMAVSHPVLLLRHLPMIAGLLHGRMHLNMQEFRQQNHMTFFSNVLAILELLQPLVFHSDHQRALQDCLLSFMRVLQNFQRTRSPLVFINKFLQFTQKYITHDAAAAIPYLQKHSYILQVLCAENPDLVQLKSLLAGLTLPVKSSSADVDADERDDDVATGSLPLVNISASVSLSAADMTMYLKKMSRGEAVEDVLEVLTEVDDKSRRSPEIIQYFINDLQRLMTSSEELCRNMAFSLALRCIQNNPCLATDFLPTFMYCMGSGNFDVVQTALRNLPEYVLLCQEHADILLHKAFLVGIYGQIDTSSMIAESMKVLHMEAT, encoded by the exons ATGAATCGTCCAAAGCCTACAACTCTCAGGCGCCCCAGTGCTGCAAAACCATCAg GTCACCCTCCACCAGGAGATTTCATTGCTCTCGGGTCGAAGAGCCAGGGTGGAGAACCCAAAGCCCCTGCTGTCCTCCTGAAGCCGGCATCCACAGGTTTACCTGCTGACCGTAAGAGAGAGGCTTCCTCTGCTCTGCCCTCCTCATCTGGCCTGTCCAGCCTCACCAAGCGGCCCAAACTATCCACCACCCCTCCTGTCAGTGCTCTGGGACGACTCGCTGATGTTGCAGCCGTGGACAAGAGGGCGATATCCCCCTCAATAAAGGAGCCATCAGTGGTACCTATTGAAG TGTCACCGGCAGTGCTGCTGGACGAGATTGAAGCTGCCGAGTCTGAAGGAAATGATGACCGCATTGAGGGACTGCTGTGTGGAGCAGTGAAACAACTCAAGATGAACCGAGCCAAGCCCGACATAACGCTGTACCTCAGCCTCATGTTCCTGGCCAAAATCAAGCCCAATGTTTTTGCAACTGAAGGAATTATTGAG GCCTTGTGCAGCCTCTTGCGTCGAGATGCTTCGATCAACTTTAAAGCCAAGGGAAACAGCCTCGTGTCTGTTCTTGCTTGCAATCTGCTGATGGCAGCCTACGAGGAGGACGAGAACTGGCCGGAGATCTTCGTTAAA gTGTACATTGAGGACTCTCTCGGAGAAAGAATCTGGGTGGACAGTTCTCATTGCAAAAACTTTGTTGACAACATCCAGACTGCTTTTGGGACAAAGATGCCACCCAAGAGTATGCTGCTGCAGGCAGACACCGGTCGTACTGGTGGAGATCTCAGTGCAG GTAGCAGCCCTCATCCCTCAACCCCGGACGAGGACGACAGCCAGACGGAATTACTGATAGCTGAGGAGAAACTCAGCCCTGAGGATGAAGGGCAGATCATGCCGAG GTATGAAGAACTAGCAGAGAGCGTGGAGGACTACGTGCTCGATGTCCTCAGAGATCAGCTGAACCGCAGGCAGCCGATGGACAACGTGTCCCGAAACTTACTGCGTCTGCTCACAGCTACGTGTGGCTACAAAGAGGCTCGACTCATGGCTGTGCAGAGGCTGGAGATGTGGCTCCAGAACCCAAAG CTGACCCGTCCAGCTCAAGACCTCCTCATGTCTCTGTGTATGAACTGCAACTCCCACGGAGCCGACGACATGGAGGTGATCTCCAACCTGATCAAGATCCGTCTCAAACCCAAAGTCCTCCTCAACCACTACATGCTGTGTGTCAG GGAGCTGCTCAACGCGCACAGAGACAACCTGGCCACTATGGTGAAGCTGGTGATCTTCAATGAGCTGTCCAACGCCAGGAATCCTAACAACATGCAAGTCCTGcacacagtgctgcagcacagcCCAGAGCAGGCGCCAAAG ttcTTGGCGATGGTGTTCCAGGACCTGCTGACCAATAAGGACGATTACCTCCGAGCCTCCCGAGCTTTGCTGAGAGAAATCATCAAACAGACCAAGCATGAGATCAACTTCCAGTCCTTCTGCTTTGGGTTAATGCAGGAGAGAAAGGAGACCAGCTATGTTGACATGGAGTTCaaa GAGCGTTTTGTCATCCAGGTGACAGATCTGCTGACAGTCTCCATGATGCTGGGCATCACCGCTCAGGTCAAAGAAGCTGGCATCGCGTGGGataaaggagagaagaagagtgagTGCT ATCTGGAGGGCCTGAGGTCGTTTCAAAACCAGATAGCTGCCATCCAGAGAGACGCTGTGTGGTGGCTTCACACCGTCGTTCCGACCATCAGCAAAGTTGGCGCAAAAGACTACGTTCACTG CCTTCACAAAGTCCTTTTCACCGAGCAACCGGAGACGTATTACAAGTGGGACAACTGGCCTCCAGAGAGCGACAGGAA tttCTTCCTCCGCCTCTGCTCAGAGGTGCCTCTGTTGGAGGACACACTGATGCGCATTCTGGTCATCGGGTTGTCACGTGATCTGCCCCTGGGCCCGGCCGACGCCATGgagctcgcagatcacctggtTAAAAGGGCAGCTGGAGTTCAGTCTGACG ATCTGGAGGTCCTGAAAGTGGAAAGGATCCAGCTCATTGATGCGGTCCTCAATCTGTGTACATACCACCACCCAGAGAACATTCAGCTGCCTGCAGG GTACCAACCACCAAATTTGGCAATATCCACACTGTACTGGAAGgcatggctgctgctgcttgtggTGGCTGCATTTAATCCACAGAAAATAG GTTTGGCTGCCTGGGACGGCTATCCTACTCTGAAAATGCTGATGGAGATGGTCATGACAAA TAACTATACCTACCCTCCATGCACCGTTGCGGATGAAGACACAAAGACGGAGATGATCAACAGGGAGCTGCAGATCtcccagagagagaaacaagagaTCCTGGCCTTTGAGAGCCACTTGGCAGCCGCCTCCACCAAACAGACCATCACAGAAAGCAACAGCCTGTTGTTGTCTCAGCTGACCAGCCTGGATCCACA gggtcctcctcgtcgtcctcctcctgcGGTCCAGGAGCAGGTAAAAAGCCTCAACCAGTCTCTGCGTCTGGGACACCTCCTCTGCCGCAGCCGCAACCCAGACTTCCTCCTCAACATCATCCAGAGACAG GCTTCTTCTCAGTCTATGCCGTGGTTGGCTGATTTGGTCCAGTCCAGTGAAGGGTCCCTGGATGTGCTGCCAGTGCAGTGCCTGTGTGAATTCCTCCTGCATGATGCCGCAGACGACAGCCTGCCGATAGAGGATGACGATGAGGCAGAGAGCAAAGAGCAGAAAGCCAAGAAGAGACAA AGACAACAAAAGCAAAGACAGCTACTTGGACGGCTCCAGGATCTTCTGTTGGGTCCCAAGGCCGACGAGCAGACAACGTGTGAAGTGTTGGACTATTTTCTGCGTCGCCTTAGCTCTTCTCAGGTGGCATCGAGAGTGCTAGCCATGAAG GGTTTGTCATTGGTGCTCAGCGAAGGAGGCttgaaagatggagaggagcgcGACCATCCCATGGAGGAAGACTCTGCAGATGCTGAGCTCCTGCCAGGGTACCAGTGGCTGCTACAAGACCTCCCAAAGCTCCCGCTGTTTGACAGCGTCCGAGGCATGACGTCCACCGCTCTGCAGCAG GCTATTCACATGGAGACAGATCCGCAGACGATCAGCGCTTATCTCATCTAcctatcccagcatgcaccagTGGAGGAGCAAGCTTCTCATAATGACCTGGCCCTGGTAATCAAT GATGTTGCCCGGCTAATCGTGGAGCGCTCCACCATCATGAACAGCCTGTTCTCCAAACACTCCTGCAGGCCCGAGTCTGACGCTGTGCTCAGTGCTTTCCTCACCATCTTCTCGGCATACATCAGGAGAATGAGGAAGACCAAAGAGGGAGAGGATCTTTACAGCTGG tcAGAATCTCAGGACCAAGTGTTTCTGCGTTGGACAACAGGAGAGACTGCTACGATGCACATTCTCGTCGTCCATGCCATGGTTATCCTGCTGACTCTGGGGCCACCCAAAG GAGAGAGTGATTTCTACAACCTCTTGGACATTTGGTTTCCCGACAAGAAACCTCTCCCCACTGCCTTCCTGGTCGACACTTCAGAAGAGGCCCTTCTGCTGCCCGACTGGTTGAAACTGAGGATGATCCGATCAGAGGTTTCTCGATTGGTTGATGCAG CTTTACAAGACCTGGAGccccagcagctgctgctgtttgtgcaATCCTTTGGCATTCCAGTATCCAGCATGAGTAAACTGCTGCAGTACCTGGACCAGGCCGTCTCTCATGACCCACAGTCGCTGGAAGAGAACATCATGGATAAGC ACTACATGGCCCACCTGGTTGAAGTGCAGCATGAGCGAGGTGCCACTGGGGGGCACACTTTCCATTCATTACTGagctcctctcttcctccagaTAGAG ATTCTGCAGAAACAAGTAAGATCAAAGTTACCGTGGAGACGCCCCACAGCTCTGTGAAGATGAGAGCAGCCAGTCAACTTCCTGCAGTCGGGCCTGATGATGATCTCACTGGCATGCTGCTTCAG ATATTCCCCTTAAAGGTGGACCCTCGCTGGCCCGGTCCTCCTCCCAGCCAGCTCTCCCTGGCCTTACAGCAGGCCCTGGCTAAAGAGCTGATGCGGGCCAAGCAGGGTCAGATTCAGCAGGGCGGGTTAGCATTTCGGCTACTTCAGGCAATCGCAGCCCTGCTCACCTCTGCTCATGCGGGTCCTATTGTCATGTCGATGCACCGCAGCCATgccctctcctgtcctctcatGCGCCAGCTTCACCTCTACCAG CGTCTCGTGTCCCAGGACATTGCTTTCTCCTCGCTATTTCTTAAGGTCATTGTTGAGATGTTAATCTGGTTAGACAACCCACCTGTGGAGGCAGGACCACTGAAGACTCTGCTCAGGTCCTTCGCTGGTCAGAACTCTCAAAAACTCAGACACAGTGATG TGCGTACAGGTTTCCTCCACCTGGCTGAGGCTTTGGCTTATCACAGAGATACTGAAGTGCCGCTGAGAGCCATCATTGCAATGCTGAAAGCTGGAGACAGATGTAATGCAGAACCAGAGCTCATTGGAAAAG TGTTACAGGGGCTGATGGAGGGGAGGTCGCCGTATTTGGAGGAGCTGCTGTCTCTGTTGATGACTGTTGGTACACAGACTGGCACAGCTGGCCCCGTTGCCACGGTGATTTCCCTGCTGCTTCAGGAAAGTGAGGAGCGTGCTGTGAAAAAGGAAGCAGATTCTAACAC CTCCGAGGTGACAAAATCCGGACTAAGCTCTGGGCTGCTGGTTGATTGGCTGGAGCATCTCGACCCCGAGGTCACTTCAGTGTGtccagacctgcagcagaaACTGCTGTTTGCCCTCAACAAG GCACGAGGAACTCCTGCCTACAGACCTTATCTCTTGGCCTTACTGACACATCAGTCAAACTGGTCCACCCTCCTGCAGTGTATCAGTGCTCTTCTCAACAAGCGCAAAGACTACAA GCTTGACCCATCATCAGCCCTAGATTTCTTGTGGGCGTGCAGCCACATCCCGCGTATCTGGCAAGGACGCGACCAGAAGATCAGCCAA aAGAAAACCGAGAAGTTTGTGCTCCGGCTCAGCTCAGAGGAGCTCATCAGCCTGGTCGACCTGATTTTGTCAGAGTCGGAGCTCAACAGCCGCGACTCACCCCACGACGATAAGAGCAGCCTGGACCAGGCGTCCTGCTCTCTCATCCAGTCCAGGCTGCCCCTCCTTCACTCCTACTGCAACGGAGATCTAGAAAACATCAAGAAAGTCTCGGAGTATCTCATCAACTGCACAAAGAAAtgggaggacag TGCGATGAGCAAGCGGTGCCAGAACTTGCTGCTGCAGATCTACCTGCACTTCCCTGAGGTCATTCAGCACATTACCCTGCCTGAAGGCACCTTCAGGAGTGGTGGGGCGGCATACGGCAGCAGCTGCAAG CTTGATGTCCTGGTGCATCGCCTCGTCACACTGCTGGCTGATATCGGAGACTCAAAGTCTACAGAGAGCCGTGTGTCTGATGCAAACCTCGCCTGTAGGAAGATGGCTGTGTCGCACCCTGTCCTTTTGCTCAG ACACCTGCCTATGATCGCTGGTCTCTTGCACGGTCGCATGCACCTGAACATGCAGGAGTTTCGACAGCAAAACCACATGACCTTCTTCAGCAATGTGCTCGCCatcctggagctgctgcagccgctTGTTTTCCACAGcgaccaccagagggcgcttCAGGACTGCCTTCTGTCCTTCATGAGGGTCCTTCAG AACTTTCAGAGGACTCGCAGTCCGTTGGTCTTCATCAACAAGTTTTTGCAGTTCACACAGAAGtacattacccacgatgcagCAGCTGCCATTCCCTATCTACAAAAGCACTCTTACATCTTGCA GGTTCTGTGTGCAGAAAACCCAGACCTGGTTCAACTAAAATCTCTGCTGGCCGGACTCACTCTGCCTGTGAAAAGTTCTTCTGCAGACGTTGACGCAGACGAGAGAGACG ACGATGTGGCCACCGGTTCCCTGCCCCTCGTCAACATATCTGCCTCTGTTTCACTGAGTGCGGCCGACATGACCATGTACCTGAAAAAGATGTCTAGAGGAGAAGCAGTCGAGG ATGTGTTGGAAGTGTTGACAGAGGTGGATGACAAGTCAAGGAGGAGCCCAGAGATCATACAGTacttcatt AACGATCTGCAGAGACTCATGACTTCCTCAGAGGAGCTTTGTCGTAACATGGCCTTCAGTCTGGCTCTGCGCTGCATCCAGAATAATCCCTG cCTGGCGACAGACTTCCTGCCTACATTCATGTACTGCATGGGCAGCGGCAACTTCGACGTGGTGCAGACTGCTCTCAGGAATCTTCCAGAATACGTGCTTCTATGTCAAG AACACGCAGACATCCTGCTCCACAAGGCGTTTCTAGTGGGCATCTACGGACAAATCGACACCAGTTCAATGATCGCAGAGTCCATGAAGGTCCTTCACATGGAGGCAACGTAA